In Styela clava chromosome 10, kaStyClav1.hap1.2, whole genome shotgun sequence, the sequence TTATCTTGTTTATcatttgaactttttttctgTTTTCCTTTTTTACTGGTTGTCGCTGATTTTTTATTCCCCTTGGAATGTTTTCCCGATCCAGCAGTTTTACGATTCTTTTTAGAAACATCTACTTCCGGCTGTTGCATATCTCGCTCTCTTTGTATAATGATCGGTTCCAAAATactcaaattttccaaaatatttttcggCACTTTCGGGACAGTTCCTTTTTTCGGTGAATTTTCAATAACCATGCTTCGGGTATGCATACCACTGACATTGGAGTTTCTTTTTGTTTGTAAGCGGGTGCGAGAAATATTTCGTTGAGAAGTTTGGGTGCGTTCGTGAGCTTGACTCTCATCAGGCACGAGAGTAGTATCAACAGGATCTTCAACAATTTCGTCAACAACAGTGGTTACATCCTGGGCTTCATTTTGATAAAAAGACGACACATGTATTTCTTTGTTATTAGGATTTGTTTTCCTATTGTTGTTTTTTCCCTTTAGCGATATATCGGGTATTTTGGGTTTTTTTCTTTCACAGTATGTGTCATCTGTCATTCTGGAATCATCAGTATCAGAGTGGAGGATATCGATAGCTGAATGAAATATGCATATGAgttacttgaaatttatttgaatcatCAGTCAGGTCAAAGTTGAAAGTTTGAATATTTAGTGGTGTCAGAgttgaaagtttgaaaatttaatgagatcagagttgaaagtttgaaaatttaatgAGGTCAGAGTTGAAAGTTTGAATCCACCTGGAGTCAggagttgaaagttttgctgaTAACCAGAGGCAAAAATTTCAACGTAAACCGAAAAAGCCAGACAAATAAaaaagaagtttttttttttagagtGGAGTCTAAATTTCATTCAACCCTGAGTCACAGGTCAGATTCAAATACTTTAGGGGTAAAGTAAAGTCGTTTTCAAATAGATATAAATTTTGCTAGATTTCGCAGCTCTTGGTGAAAAACAAATGAGTTTGTCGTCAAACTGGCTTACTGACCTTTCGCTAAATCTGTTGAAATATCAGATTGATGTTTCCTTATTCTCTTTTTAGCTCGTTTATCCACCCTGGGTGTAGAAGACGGAGGACCGTATTGCTTCAGTAAAGCATGTACATTTCtgcaataatatattatattaaatatatatatataaataaaaatggtgGAATACTTGGCTTTATGAttagaaatattatttgatttcaGAATATCAAAAACATTCTGAAGTGTTAAAAAGGAACATTGAAAGCAAAAGAATATCATTTTGTCAAAAATACTCCATATTGTCATTAAAAACAATGAATCTGCGATATCGAGTAAATAATTATGGATATATATTCACTCCGAGAAAACCTAAAACCTAAATTAATATTTCAGACACTGTATAACAAAAAACAACACAATCAACAAAAGCTCAATACTtcaaaatcattaaaaaaatgttatatttaaTCTTGCTTCCAATATCATCTCACCTGTTTCGGGAAACTGATATGTTTATTGAAGATTCGTCAACACTTGGCAATGGTGGATGATCATCATCAACTTCATCAGTAACGACAGTGGTTTCCATATTCTGCGCCTTGGTagcagctgtgaaaaatgtaaaattccATGTCAACAATcccaaataaaatgaaaaaatatataaaaataaaaccaaattgttgtttttgtgtTAAATAAGCGTCAAAAAATGCACAATTTGTATCTTTTTTGTAATTAATGACGGCTGAACTTTAGATTAAAGTTAAACACTCCTATATAATGTATGCGACATAGCGATTAACTGTCGAAGTAGTTTGCTTTTCCCTTTCTATTGAGTGTAAGTTCCTTGTACGAATaatcttattaaaaatacttacCTTTAgattttgtttgactttttggATAATTTTTAGGTGATTTAAATGGACCAGGGGGTATTGCAGTGAATGAAGATGATTGGTTGTTTGCACTATTACCGCTATCCAACCAGGCTCGTAAAGAATTCATATCTAATTGTGAGACCCTAGAATTTGTTTTTGCAGATTTCTTTTTTCGATGATCGGGGAGAGATGAAAATGTCTCATTGTTGCTTTCTTGTTTTTGACTACGTCTGGATTGCTGTGGATTATTTTCCTTTCTGGATTCGTCCTGTATAGAAGAGTCACTGTGATCATCCACATATCGCCTTGAAACGTTTTGCTTTCCTGATAGATTTctagattgaatatttttttgtttctcgAGTTTGCGATTAGCAGTAGattgcgaatttttttttacagactTTCTCTTATTAAgcgttgatttttttttatttgtcgtCATTTGTGGTTCTTTCTCCTCATCCGAAGAAGAATCACTATATATCCTGGATCTATTTTTCTTCTGCTGATTTTTGTGTCTTCCTGTTGGCAGGGCATCACTATCATTCTGTATAGATTCTTCCGAAAAGTTTTTATGCAGAGAAGATGACCTGCTATTTGGAATTTTAGCCTTTTGTTTTTTTGGCCGAGTCTCGAGTCTTCGACCAGCTGGAGGCAGCGTACTGTTTTTCGCAGATTTCTTTTTAAGCGTAGGTGTTTTTCGCTTCTCAATTATCTGAGATTCTAGTTCCTCATCAGCAGAAGAATCGCTGTATATTCTGGATCTGGCTCTCTCATCAAGATACACGCGTCTGCTTGTAGGCACAACTTTCCCATTAGTGTTTACATTTAAAGCATCCTCCCAAATTTTATCTTCTGATAAGTCCACACGTTGTGAAGAGTGTCTGCGTTTCGGAAGCCTTCTTTTCTCATAACTGGACTCATCCATGTTACTTTTATTCCTAGTGTCTGATAAACTCCCTCGCTTCTTTTTCACAGTCACAGGAGTGAGATTGTCTGATTCATCAGAAAGTGAATAATCAACAAGACTGGGTTTGTCAATTCCACTATTTTGTGACAACATGGAGGAAAATATTGCACGACTATTCTGTAATTTGTGAGAAGATGTGGATTCATGGTGTTCTAGAGCGCTTGATCCTGGAGAGAAGTTCAAATTCTTTTTAGCGACTGGCATAACCCTTTCCTTGCTAATAGGCAATGAGGGACAATTTCTGTTTTGCCCTTGATCTGAAAAATCTAGCCTTTGTTTCGTTTTGGAACGTCGTTGTTTTGCCAAAGAAACTTCTTCCAATTCAGAAGATCTTGCTTTCTTTTCTGGACTGGAACTCGTGAAATCTTCAGTATTTGAAGATCTGTTTTGTGTAAATCTTTCTGTTAATGTCAATTTTCGTTTTGAACTTTCTTTTTTAGCACTCGATTTCCTCTTTATCAGCATAGGATGGTTGATTCTTGAAGCTGTTGGAGAGGAAAACAGCCAGCTGTAAagcaaaaaacaacaatttcaaGAAAAATACACCGGTATAAAAACAAAGGTTATATGTGTAgcctatatatgtatattaaaaCGGTGATATCTGTCATGACTCCCTTGATGAcctatgaaaaatttattttttacgtCAATATCAAAATGCTACTACAAACTAGGTTTTACTAAATTATTTGAACTTATTATAAACATCAAAAAAACCCAAATATTCTCACACTAATATCCCTACTAAATCTCTCAATAtgttaatatacaaatacaataataataataaatctaacCTCGAGTCTTGATTCTGTACTGCTTCTTTTGGTTGCTTAACGACAAATATTTCACTGTTTGTTGGCGATGAACTTTGGTCAAGCTCGAACAGTGGATGTACAGAAGAAACTTCCCGGTTCTGAAAATCAAGCACATAGCAAATTCAACTATGTACCAGAGATGGGCCACAACTACAGAATTTAGtattatgaaaatttttcatACTAAATGTAAGTTTTCATCGAATTTAAACAAATCAaggttatatttatataaataaaataaacataaaaaagagaaataatCATCGAAATATATTCAAACCAGATTTTAATCAGACTCAGGCATTTCCGAAGCAAATCAAAACGTTTAATAATTCTATATTAAT encodes:
- the LOC120337808 gene encoding uncharacterized protein LOC120337808, yielding MEDIVKYVQELNKKRGRIKSQRSRAYQKSNIGKRTGKIIKIGGMHDTSSLFKSLDSSDSSVNLNTSRASVPVSVKSVSIPDPPAFDNSSDSGDCIDDGVTVAEATQIQNLDPGSSTSKTFVDQSVQHSPPVIRRTLVDQSIQHSYSDDVVEMRATSQSQKNESSQEKNKNKSDTSKMFVDQSTQHSEKRRSSHHQIKKTSQRNKLKESDSIATLMSPEDSSHLFEKIVSSRKSVAKSYGSPYIHEGVSTDYHSSPERRVVSSNNIIQKYTKMISATKSGSKMSYVASPALTPKHSQNSLLRRRLSFNKDLGSDKEQKSSINILQNREVSSVHPLFELDQSSSPTNSEIFVVKQPKEAVQNQDSSWLFSSPTASRINHPMLIKRKSSAKKESSKRKLTLTERFTQNRSSNTEDFTSSSPEKKARSSELEEVSLAKQRRSKTKQRLDFSDQGQNRNCPSLPISKERVMPVAKKNLNFSPGSSALEHHESTSSHKLQNSRAIFSSMLSQNSGIDKPSLVDYSLSDESDNLTPVTVKKKRGSLSDTRNKSNMDESSYEKRRLPKRRHSSQRVDLSEDKIWEDALNVNTNGKVVPTSRRVYLDERARSRIYSDSSADEELESQIIEKRKTPTLKKKSAKNSTLPPAGRRLETRPKKQKAKIPNSRSSSLHKNFSEESIQNDSDALPTGRHKNQQKKNRSRIYSDSSSDEEKEPQMTTNKKKSTLNKRKSVKKNSQSTANRKLEKQKNIQSRNLSGKQNVSRRYVDDHSDSSIQDESRKENNPQQSRRSQKQESNNETFSSLPDHRKKKSAKTNSRVSQLDMNSLRAWLDSGNSANNQSSSFTAIPPGPFKSPKNYPKSQTKSKAATKAQNMETTVVTDEVDDDHPPLPSVDESSINISVSRNRNVHALLKQYGPPSSTPRVDKRAKKRIRKHQSDISTDLAKAIDILHSDTDDSRMTDDTYCERKKPKIPDISLKGKNNNRKTNPNNKEIHVSSFYQNEAQDVTTVVDEIVEDPVDTTLVPDESQAHERTQTSQRNISRTRLQTKRNSNVSGMHTRSMVIENSPKKGTVPKVPKNILENLSILEPIIIQRERDMQQPEVDVSKKNRKTAGSGKHSKGNKKSATTSKKGKQKKSSNDKQDKIIIPVSPDSSIDKKIYDCRDKTSVSSPKHTNKKKKAVKPKKKQKPNVTLGTSNESIEDETIQSTSTQNRSRTKPSNRGTKNKSKRTRLGAHDDYRLAASLDIIIPPTNQEDDGLRRSKRVRMRPLKPGETKVLGERGELLGVQKDNEIIKINREEAGILHIESKFHEPSGKRRMKKANSTKLVNTKKPKPKIKKVKKLTSTSKNQGGDPAMSWFDDITAPSSQVSVNESVDPASISDAGLSFFILEGKSDNYIKVDASAMICNDSGVFGNSPEEPIYVEDGVWVTKGISFHSIVQGKLIIEPKKTKSSRIVHCMHMCFFLVAGSLELVIGGGNTRVTIAEDTYFRIPCRNQYSFYNPHDTIPAKMFFALVKVPDTSQDGI